Below is a window of Deinococcus seoulensis DNA.
ACGATGAGGGTCAGGGCAATCACGAAGATCACCACGGCCTGGGTTCCCTCCAGCACCTGCTGGCGGGTAGGCCACGAGACACGCGACAGTTCCGCGCGCGAGTCACGGAAGTACTGAATCAAGTTCATGCGTTCACCTGCGCAAAGAGAAAGAGTCGAAACCGGACTGCCGGGCCGCTGCCATCAGGCCGCGTGCGCCCGGCAGGGGAAATCAGACCTTCTTCTCCTTGAAGACAACGTGCTTCTTGGCAACGGGGTCGTACTTACGCAGTTCCATCTTGGCCTGCGTGTTGCGGCGGTTCTTGGTGGTCGTGTAGTAGAAGCCGGTGCCTGCGCTGCTTTCCATTTTCACGATGATGCGGGGGCCGTCTTTCGCCATGATGTTGCTCCTTCGCAGTCCCTCTGTCCGGGGGTCTGCTCCCAGCGTTCCTGATGGTGGTCGTTCTGCCACGGTGGGCGTCCGGACCCGCTGGTAAAAGCCCGCCTTCTGGCGGGCAACATTCCAATTATAGAGAGTCCAGGGTCAGGTGTCCACTGTGCCCGGCAGCCCAGTCGGAAAACCGTCGATGCAGACGGCGTTTTTTCGTCCCCGATACTCCCGGAGTCGATCTTCACCCTCCCCGGACGCCCATGTATTCAGACCCTCACGGCCCTGCACGAACTCCATCAGCGGCACCGCCATCCCACAGGAGGTTGGCACCGGA
It encodes the following:
- the rpmG gene encoding 50S ribosomal protein L33 produces the protein MAKDGPRIIVKMESSAGTGFYYTTTKNRRNTQAKMELRKYDPVAKKHVVFKEKKV
- the secE gene encoding preprotein translocase subunit SecE; amino-acid sequence: MNLIQYFRDSRAELSRVSWPTRQQVLEGTQAVVIFVIALTLIVYALDLLFSNLIRAVL